In Haloarcula salinisoli, one genomic interval encodes:
- the crtD gene encoding carotenoid 3,4-desaturase, with protein MSDLSGDEVVVVGGGFGGLSAACYLADAGADVRVLEKNEQVGGRASRLEADGFTFDMGPSWYLMPDVFERFFAYFGKEPGDYYDLERLDPHYRIFFKDGDQLDVTGNNDEMRELFESYEPGAGEAFDEYLETSETHYETAMNKFVYEDRSRLRDWVDLDVMTAAPIGLQLLGSMQGHVEDYFTHPKLQQIMQYTLVFLGGSPKNTPALYNMMSHVDFNLGVYYPDGGIGAVVDALVELGRSLGVTYETDSEVTEISRRKEGFLVETVTGDTYHPDEVVVNADYGHAERELLPDHERQYDDDYWEKKTYAPSAFLLYMGVEGDVDPLAHHTLVLPTDWEPHFDDIFEEPDWPDEPAYYLCVPSETDPSVAPEGHSNLFVLVPIAPGLHDGDAVREEYREKILADIAEHTGVDLRDRIVYEKQFAVSDFGERYNATEGTALGLAHTLRQTALLRPNNRSSAVDGLYFTGSFTTPGVGVPMCLISGEHTAKRLIDDHE; from the coding sequence ATGAGTGACCTGTCCGGAGACGAGGTTGTCGTGGTGGGCGGCGGTTTTGGCGGCCTCTCGGCGGCCTGCTATCTGGCCGACGCCGGTGCGGATGTCCGAGTACTGGAGAAAAACGAGCAGGTCGGCGGCCGTGCCTCCCGGCTTGAGGCCGATGGGTTCACCTTCGACATGGGCCCGTCGTGGTATCTGATGCCCGACGTCTTCGAGCGCTTCTTCGCGTACTTCGGCAAGGAGCCGGGCGATTACTACGACCTCGAACGGCTGGACCCCCACTACCGTATCTTCTTCAAGGACGGCGACCAGCTCGACGTGACCGGGAACAACGACGAGATGCGCGAGCTGTTCGAGTCCTACGAACCCGGGGCCGGTGAGGCCTTCGATGAGTACCTCGAAACGAGCGAGACCCATTACGAGACGGCGATGAACAAGTTCGTCTACGAGGACCGCTCGCGGCTGCGGGACTGGGTCGACCTGGACGTGATGACCGCCGCGCCCATCGGCCTCCAGTTGCTGGGGTCGATGCAGGGCCACGTCGAGGACTACTTCACCCACCCCAAGCTCCAGCAGATAATGCAGTACACGCTCGTGTTCCTCGGTGGCTCTCCGAAGAACACGCCGGCGCTGTACAACATGATGAGTCACGTCGATTTCAACCTCGGCGTCTACTACCCTGACGGGGGTATCGGGGCCGTCGTCGACGCGCTCGTGGAACTCGGCAGGAGCTTGGGCGTGACCTACGAGACCGACAGCGAGGTCACCGAAATCAGCCGGCGCAAGGAGGGGTTCCTGGTCGAGACGGTCACCGGAGACACGTACCACCCCGACGAGGTCGTCGTCAACGCCGACTACGGCCACGCCGAGCGGGAACTCCTGCCCGACCACGAACGGCAGTACGACGACGACTACTGGGAGAAGAAAACGTACGCGCCCTCTGCCTTCCTGCTGTACATGGGCGTCGAGGGCGACGTCGACCCGCTGGCCCACCACACGCTCGTGCTCCCGACCGACTGGGAGCCACACTTCGACGACATCTTCGAGGAGCCCGACTGGCCCGACGAACCGGCGTACTACCTCTGTGTGCCAAGCGAGACCGACCCCTCCGTCGCACCGGAGGGCCACTCCAACCTCTTCGTGCTGGTCCCCATCGCGCCGGGGCTGCACGACGGCGACGCCGTCCGCGAGGAGTACCGCGAGAAGATTCTGGCCGACATCGCCGAGCACACCGGCGTCGACCTGCGCGACCGCATCGTCTACGAGAAGCAGTTCGCCGTCTCCGACTTCGGTGAGCGGTACAACGCCACGGAGGGCACCGCGCTTGGCCTGGCCCACACGCTGCGCCAGACGGCGCTCTTGCGTCCGAACAACCGCTCGTCGGCCGTCGACGGGCTCTACTTCACCGGCTCCTTCACGACCCCCGGCGTCGGCGTCCCGATGTGTCTCATCAGCGGCGAACACACCGCCAAGCGCCTCATCGACGACCACGAATGA
- a CDS encoding prenyltransferase: MSTVTDRLTSVLPGEESRPGYLFWLSRPRFWLYQGGPVVVAVTYAADGPGELFSPLAIALFLYFTIPANVFLYGVNDIFDRDIDQVNPKKDEGREVSYRGDRVVVAAIVASGLLAAGFLPFLPALGVVALLAWAALSIEYSAPPLRFKTTPFLDSLSNGLYILPGVVAYAAIEGVAPPASAVAGAWLWTMGMHTFSAIPDIEPDRQAGIETTATFLGTSNTYYYCVMCWLSAAFVFTYTHWVFGGLLLVYPGLVFGILAVGVDVDEAYWWYPAINTLVGMAFTLVGLWVMLYG; this comes from the coding sequence ATGAGTACCGTGACGGACCGACTCACCAGTGTGCTCCCGGGCGAGGAGAGCCGCCCCGGCTACCTGTTCTGGCTCTCCCGACCCCGCTTCTGGCTCTACCAGGGCGGCCCGGTCGTCGTCGCCGTCACGTACGCCGCCGACGGCCCCGGTGAGCTGTTCTCCCCGCTGGCTATCGCACTCTTTCTGTACTTCACGATTCCGGCGAACGTCTTCCTCTATGGCGTCAACGACATCTTCGACCGGGACATCGACCAGGTCAACCCCAAGAAAGACGAGGGCCGCGAGGTCAGCTATCGCGGGGACCGCGTCGTCGTCGCTGCCATCGTCGCCTCGGGGTTACTTGCCGCCGGGTTCCTCCCGTTCCTGCCCGCCCTCGGCGTCGTCGCACTCCTCGCGTGGGCCGCCCTCTCGATAGAGTACTCCGCCCCGCCGCTGCGGTTCAAGACCACTCCCTTCCTCGATTCGCTGTCGAACGGGCTCTACATCCTCCCCGGCGTCGTCGCGTACGCCGCTATCGAGGGGGTCGCCCCGCCCGCGAGCGCCGTCGCCGGCGCGTGGCTCTGGACGATGGGGATGCACACCTTCTCTGCGATTCCGGACATCGAACCGGACCGCCAGGCCGGCATCGAGACGACCGCGACGTTCCTCGGTACGTCAAACACCTACTACTACTGCGTGATGTGCTGGCTCTCGGCCGCCTTCGTCTTCACCTACACCCACTGGGTGTTCGGCGGTCTCCTGCTCGTCTATCCGGGCCTCGTCTTCGGCATCCTCGCGGTCGGCGTCGACGTCGACGAGGCCTACTGGTGGTATCCAGCGATCAACACGCTCGTCGGGATGGCCTTTACGCTGGTGGGACTCTGGGTGATGCTGTATGGCTGA
- the cruF gene encoding bisanhydrobacterioruberin hydratase, producing the protein MADGVADWSMPDNRHEVAARLDALVREHRFTIAVVFPLVGAVTLLASAEGLLPPPLAFNPFFVLFGTLVMRLPLVAGVAPLLDRKATLALVALTLYSYGIELVGVRTGWPYGEFTYGVDLGPMLFGEVPLGLPVFFFPLVLNAYLLVLLLFGEQAESTPVRLLATLATVILVDLVLDPGAVAIGFWAYENQAFYGVPWSNYLGWLLSGAVAVLLFDLGFDRAGLRRRLAECEFMLDDLVSFVLLWGGINLFYANWIPVALAGLLGAGLLKTERFDFDLSETRLGGAVWR; encoded by the coding sequence ATGGCTGATGGGGTCGCCGACTGGTCGATGCCCGACAACCGCCACGAGGTAGCCGCCCGGCTCGACGCGCTGGTCCGCGAGCACCGCTTTACCATCGCCGTGGTTTTCCCCCTCGTGGGCGCGGTGACGCTGCTTGCCAGCGCCGAGGGCCTGCTCCCGCCGCCGCTGGCGTTCAATCCGTTCTTCGTCCTCTTCGGGACGCTGGTGATGCGACTGCCGCTGGTGGCCGGCGTCGCGCCATTGCTCGACCGGAAGGCGACGCTCGCGCTCGTGGCGCTCACGCTGTACTCCTACGGCATCGAACTCGTCGGCGTGCGGACGGGGTGGCCGTACGGCGAGTTTACCTACGGTGTGGACCTCGGACCGATGCTGTTTGGCGAGGTGCCACTGGGCCTGCCGGTCTTTTTCTTCCCGCTCGTCCTGAACGCCTACCTGCTGGTCCTGCTGCTGTTCGGTGAGCAAGCCGAATCGACACCAGTTCGGCTCCTGGCCACGCTGGCGACCGTGATACTCGTCGACCTCGTGCTGGACCCCGGCGCTGTCGCAATCGGCTTCTGGGCCTACGAGAACCAGGCCTTCTATGGTGTCCCGTGGTCGAACTATCTGGGCTGGCTGCTGTCGGGGGCCGTGGCCGTCCTGCTGTTCGACCTCGGGTTCGACCGGGCCGGACTGCGCCGCCGGCTCGCGGAGTGTGAGTTCATGCTGGACGACCTGGTGAGCTTCGTCCTGCTGTGGGGCGGTATCAACCTCTTCTACGCGAACTGGATACCGGTCGCGCTGGCCGGGCTGCTGGGGGCCGGGCTGTTGAAGACCGAACGCTTCGACTTCGACCTCTCGGAGACGCGCCTGGGCGGCGCCGTCTGGCGGTAA
- a CDS encoding NADH:flavin oxidoreductase/NADH oxidase translates to MTALFTPLALRETTIPNRVMVSPMCQYSCDARDGVATDWHRTHLTSRAVGGAGLVMTEATAVEARGRISPEDLGIWTDEQAAALEPITEFVRDQGSVPGIQLAHAGRKASTSRPWEGHEPLQPDAGGWDVVGPSGEPWPYDDEAPATQRLTRDDIESVVDSFRAAAERAREAGFEVAEVHAAHGYLLHEFCSPVTNEREDGYGGDFDGRIRLTREVTAAVREVWPDGKPVFVRISATDWLPDRESWTVEDSVRLADDLADVGADLIDVSGGGISPDSWPENAGPNYQLPYAERIGSESSSDIAVGTVGGITTPEQAAAIVANDRADLTIVGREHLRDPYFTLHAAQALDATDEIEGPPQYRRAFGF, encoded by the coding sequence ATGACAGCCCTGTTTACCCCCCTGGCCCTCCGAGAGACGACGATACCCAATCGAGTGATGGTCTCCCCGATGTGCCAGTACTCCTGTGACGCCCGCGACGGCGTCGCCACGGACTGGCACCGGACCCACCTCACTTCCCGTGCCGTCGGCGGCGCCGGGCTCGTGATGACAGAGGCCACCGCCGTCGAGGCCCGCGGGCGCATCTCCCCCGAAGACCTCGGTATCTGGACCGACGAGCAGGCCGCAGCGCTCGAACCAATCACCGAATTCGTCCGCGACCAGGGCAGTGTCCCCGGCATCCAGCTGGCCCACGCCGGCCGGAAGGCCTCGACGAGTCGCCCGTGGGAGGGCCACGAACCGCTCCAGCCAGACGCTGGCGGCTGGGACGTCGTCGGCCCGAGCGGCGAGCCGTGGCCCTACGACGACGAGGCCCCGGCGACACAGCGGCTCACCCGAGACGACATCGAATCGGTCGTCGACTCGTTCCGTGCGGCCGCCGAGCGCGCACGGGAGGCGGGCTTCGAGGTCGCCGAGGTCCACGCCGCCCACGGCTATCTCCTCCACGAGTTCTGCTCGCCGGTGACCAACGAGCGCGAGGACGGCTACGGCGGCGACTTCGATGGCCGGATACGGCTCACGCGTGAAGTCACGGCTGCGGTTCGAGAGGTCTGGCCCGACGGCAAGCCTGTCTTCGTTCGCATCTCCGCGACCGACTGGCTCCCAGACCGGGAGTCCTGGACCGTCGAGGACTCGGTGCGACTGGCCGACGACCTGGCCGACGTGGGCGCGGACCTCATCGACGTCAGCGGCGGCGGAATCAGCCCGGACTCCTGGCCCGAGAACGCAGGGCCGAACTACCAGCTTCCCTACGCCGAGCGTATCGGGAGCGAGTCCAGTTCAGACATCGCCGTCGGCACGGTCGGCGGAATCACCACGCCCGAGCAGGCAGCGGCCATCGTCGCCAACGACCGGGCGGACCTGACCATCGTCGGGCGCGAACACCTCCGTGACCCGTATTTCACACTTCACGCGGCACAGGCACTCGACGCGACCGACGAAATCGAAGGGCCGCCCCAGTACCGTCGCGCGTTCGGGTTCTGA
- a CDS encoding DUF368 domain-containing protein, whose translation MTTSPEKLPTLSGSVPPVREWARTFAIGICMGSADAVPGVSGGTIALIAGIYGRLIAMINALTPTRIVTFLKALTPLDGGFDFRGALHIFDEVDGWFGLALVAGVGLAVVLITRAVSILADEAPALLFGFFFGLIAVSAVILLREISFDSMFQLVAGFVGFSIAFLLAGPVEFLETHALLIVFLAGAVAVSAMILPGISGSLLLIILGQYKFMSDTLSRFIDALLSPVTGGSSATLVTDATVVVTFIAGGFVGLFTVSRVVRRALDRNRPATMTFLVALVVGALRAPIVVTREETAAGFTDEVLFAFTAAAVAGSLFLLALNWFAVDLDLDTV comes from the coding sequence ATGACAACGTCGCCGGAGAAGCTACCGACGCTCAGTGGCTCCGTGCCGCCGGTACGGGAGTGGGCGCGGACGTTCGCTATCGGTATCTGTATGGGCAGCGCCGACGCCGTTCCGGGTGTCTCTGGCGGGACCATCGCGCTCATCGCCGGTATCTACGGGCGGCTCATCGCGATGATAAACGCGCTGACGCCCACGCGCATCGTCACGTTCCTGAAAGCCCTGACGCCGCTGGACGGCGGCTTCGACTTCCGAGGGGCGCTGCACATCTTCGACGAAGTCGACGGCTGGTTCGGGCTGGCGCTCGTCGCGGGTGTCGGTCTGGCGGTCGTGCTGATCACCCGCGCGGTCAGTATCCTGGCCGACGAGGCGCCGGCACTTCTGTTCGGGTTCTTCTTCGGGCTCATCGCCGTCTCGGCGGTCATCCTGTTGCGTGAAATCTCGTTCGACTCCATGTTTCAGCTCGTCGCGGGTTTCGTCGGATTCTCTATCGCCTTCCTGCTCGCCGGCCCCGTCGAATTTCTGGAGACTCACGCCCTCCTCATCGTCTTCCTCGCGGGCGCGGTCGCGGTCAGCGCGATGATTCTCCCGGGTATCTCCGGGTCGCTGTTGCTCATCATCCTCGGCCAGTACAAGTTCATGTCGGACACGCTCAGTCGGTTCATCGACGCGTTGCTTTCCCCCGTAACCGGCGGGTCGTCCGCGACACTCGTCACCGACGCGACCGTCGTCGTCACCTTCATCGCGGGCGGGTTCGTCGGCCTCTTTACCGTCTCGCGGGTCGTCCGTCGCGCCCTCGACCGAAATCGACCGGCCACGATGACGTTTCTCGTCGCACTCGTCGTGGGAGCGCTCAGAGCGCCCATCGTCGTGACCAGAGAGGAGACGGCCGCCGGCTTCACCGACGAGGTCCTGTTCGCCTTCACCGCCGCCGCAGTCGCCGGGAGCCTATTTCTGCTCGCGCTCAACTGGTTCGCCGTCGACCTCGACCTCGACACGGTGTAG
- a CDS encoding DUF7127 family protein yields the protein MDATQQQHDLHVSRTDHDDGWTVAADLHPLADDEVTVECIDETAVVAIDTPTLRTEIDVDLPDSSGTATLHNGVLVVESSS from the coding sequence ATGGACGCGACCCAGCAACAACACGACCTGCACGTCTCTCGCACCGACCACGACGACGGGTGGACGGTCGCCGCGGACCTCCACCCCCTCGCCGACGACGAGGTGACCGTCGAATGCATCGACGAGACCGCTGTCGTCGCTATCGACACGCCGACGTTGCGGACCGAAATCGACGTCGACCTCCCCGATAGCAGCGGGACTGCGACGCTGCACAACGGCGTGCTCGTCGTCGAGAGTTCCAGCTAA
- a CDS encoding metal-dependent hydrolase, producing MYPPGHVGLTALLFAPLICWFRLRGRRAAATECLGVALALAVLPDIDKVWPGLVHRGVTHTLLAAMIAGVLVVLLFRAPAVGSPGLGGEHPAVCYLVGAAGVVSHLVGDVITPMGIQPLFPASRAAYSLDIVQASSTSANVLLVVVGAAALVCSYRVPVSPPVEAGGAEESARGRPLSDQR from the coding sequence ATGTATCCGCCGGGTCACGTCGGGCTTACCGCGCTCTTGTTCGCGCCGCTCATCTGCTGGTTCAGGCTTCGAGGCCGCCGGGCGGCCGCGACGGAATGTCTGGGTGTGGCGCTCGCGCTGGCCGTGCTCCCCGACATCGACAAGGTGTGGCCGGGGCTGGTCCACCGCGGCGTCACGCACACACTGCTTGCCGCCATGATCGCCGGCGTGCTCGTCGTCCTACTCTTTCGGGCGCCGGCGGTTGGCTCGCCGGGACTCGGTGGCGAACATCCCGCCGTCTGCTATCTGGTCGGCGCAGCCGGCGTCGTTTCTCACCTCGTCGGTGACGTCATCACGCCGATGGGTATCCAGCCGCTGTTCCCGGCCTCGCGGGCGGCCTACTCACTGGACATCGTCCAGGCCAGTTCGACGAGCGCGAACGTCCTGCTGGTCGTGGTCGGCGCCGCGGCGCTCGTGTGCAGTTACCGTGTCCCGGTCAGCCCACCGGTCGAGGCGGGCGGGGCCGAGGAGTCGGCTCGGGGGCGGCCGCTCTCGGACCAGCGCTAG